One Salinibacter sp. 10B genomic window, ACACCACGCGGTGGGACGAGCTGCCAGTCGCCAAGGCGGGAGAGGCTCAATAAAGACTCCCGCCCGTGCTCCAGGGCCAGCCATCCCACGCAGGCAGTTTGCCGCCATAATTGAGATCCCATCCGAATGGAAAGGCAAGCAGGCTACAATTCTGAACAGGGTGGAGAAGACAGCCACAGGCGCATCGTTCACGTAGACATGGACGCGTTCTACGCGGCCATAGAGCAACGCGACTTTCCAGAGAAGTACGCAGGCGAGCCGATTGCGGTTGGAGGAACGCCTCCACGCGGTGTCGTCCAGACCGCCAGCTACGAGGCGCGCCCGTACGGAGTGCATTCGGCTCAGGCAGCCGTCGAGGCAGACCGAAAGTGCCCTGACCTCATCTTCGTCTCTCCGCGAATGGACGTGTACAAGGAGGAGTCCCAGTCGATCAGGAAGATCCTCTTTCGGTACACCGACCTCGTCGAGCCGCTCTCTTTAGATGAGGCCTACCTGGACGTCACCGAGCCGAAGAAAGGGCCCCGCTCAGGCACGCTGATTGCCCGTCGCATTCGAAGGGAGATCCAGGAAAAGACCGGCCTTACAGCTTCTGCGGGCGTCGGTCCCAGCAAGTTCGTCGCCAAAGTCGCCTCTGACCGAGACAAACCGGACGGGCTCACGGTGGTGACCCCAGAAGAGCAGATGGCCTTCATTGCAGAGCTCCCAATTGAGGATTTCCATGGCATCGGGCCCGTCACAGCAGAGAAAATGAATGAGATGGGCATCCAGGCGGGGAAAGATCTGCAGGAGCGTCCTGAGCGAGAGCTCAGAAAACACTTCGGGAAACGGGGCGCTCACTTCAAAAAGCTGGCGATGGGGGAAGACGACCGGCCCGTGAAGCCCAACCGTGAGCGAAAGTCCGTTGGAGCCGAGCGCACGTTCAGAGAGGATATTTCCGACCCTGAGGAGATGCTTCGCAGGCTGGAGACAATCGCAGAAAAGGTTGAGAGGCGCTTGAAGGGAGCCGGGCCAGAGGGAGGACCTGCCTGTGGGCGTACCGTCACCTTGAAACTGAAGTCCCACGAGCACGAGATCAGTACCCGACAAACCACGCTCGAACGGGCAGTGTCAGAAAAGGAGAAGCTCTGTGCCCTCGCCGAGCGGCTTCTCCACCGGCCACGCCCCCCGGCTGAGCCTGTCCGCCTCTTGGGCCTCAGTGTCTCGACGCTCACCAGCCCCACGTCCCACGCAGGCCAGCAACTGGAGCTGGAGTTTCCTTGAGTGCCAGTTCGCCTGATCGGGATGCAAGAACCAGGAAGATGCCGTCACGGTTGGGATTTCACCAGTCCGTCACGAATCGCTCTTGACACCCCGGGGGTCGATTTTCGTACATTGGTTATTGTAGTGATTGTCTAGAAAAGCTCGTTTCCATCTCAGCGGAGCGGGCTTTTTGTATTTTGATACAGTTCCGCTTCTCGAGGCGTCCCGAAACCCAGATCCGCATACTCCGCCTCTAGATGCAACCCGTCCAGACGAAGTGAATAGAGAGGAGATGCGCATCCTTTCGGATGATAAGCATCCTCGGTCAGTGACGCCTGTCTTTGCCAATGGAGGTCTCTAGAGAGGAGCTCTACGAGCAGGTTTGGGAAACTCCCGTCAGTAAACTGGCCCCGGAGAAGTACGGCATCTCCGACGTCCGGCTCCACAAGATCTGCGAGGAGCTTCGAGTCCCGACTCCACCGCGCGGCTACTGGGCGAAGCGGCAGCACGGAAAAGATCCGCCGAGAGAGCCGCTTCCGGAGGCTCCAGAAGATGCCCCAACCACCCAAGTCATTCGAGGAACGGGCCGTTCGGGGATAGAGGAAAACGACGAAAGCAAAGAGGAAGGAGCCGAAGAGGTCTCAGAGTTTGAGCCGCCGCCCTTCCAGCCCCCGGAGGTGAGAATTGCTTCCACTG contains:
- the dinB gene encoding DNA polymerase IV — translated: MERQAGYNSEQGGEDSHRRIVHVDMDAFYAAIEQRDFPEKYAGEPIAVGGTPPRGVVQTASYEARPYGVHSAQAAVEADRKCPDLIFVSPRMDVYKEESQSIRKILFRYTDLVEPLSLDEAYLDVTEPKKGPRSGTLIARRIRREIQEKTGLTASAGVGPSKFVAKVASDRDKPDGLTVVTPEEQMAFIAELPIEDFHGIGPVTAEKMNEMGIQAGKDLQERPERELRKHFGKRGAHFKKLAMGEDDRPVKPNRERKSVGAERTFREDISDPEEMLRRLETIAEKVERRLKGAGPEGGPACGRTVTLKLKSHEHEISTRQTTLERAVSEKEKLCALAERLLHRPRPPAEPVRLLGLSVSTLTSPTSHAGQQLELEFP